One genomic window of Cannabis sativa cultivar Pink pepper isolate KNU-18-1 chromosome 2, ASM2916894v1, whole genome shotgun sequence includes the following:
- the LOC115719205 gene encoding uncharacterized protein LOC115719205, translated as MSTLLLSSHTFFVTRLNTLPFLSSKPKYNALLLVRAAPTSAPEKRTRRKKRQPKDDDSAAEKGLRFTFMEELMDRARNHDAIGVSDVIYDMIAAGLSPGPRSFHGLIVAHAFNGDTESAMQSLRRELSAGLRPLHETFVALIRLFGSKGRATNGLEILAAMEKLQYDIRGAWIILVEELVRSNHLEDANRVFLRGAKGGLRATDEVYDLLIVEDCKIGDHSNALDIAYEMESAGRMATTFHFNCLLSVQATCGIPEIAFATFENMQYGEEPMKPDTETYNWVIQAYTRAESYDRVQDVAELLGMMVEDHKRLQPNVKTYSLLVECFTKYCVIGEAIRHFRALKNIDGGTIVLHNKGNFGDPLSLYLRALCREGRIVDLLEALEAMAKDNQPIPPRAMILSKKYRTLVSSWIEPLQEEAELGYEIDYVARYIAEGGLTGERKRWVPRRGKTPLDPDAAGFIYSNPMEASFKQRCLEDMKVYHRKLLRALRNEGPAALGHVSESDYFRVQERLRKIIKGPEQNVLKPKAASKMVVSELKEELEAQGLPTDGTRNVLYQRVQKARRINRSRGRPLWVPPVEEEEEEVDEELDELISRIKLHEGDTEFWKRRFLGEGLNGDNGNSVNTGKSDIEIVLDEVDAVEDTINELEDDEADADDEADADADADDEDDEEDEEEEEEVEGADAVEQTEGQDAERVKEKRVEAKKPLQMIGVQLLKDSDLTTTSKKSRRRASRFADDDDDDDWFPEDVYEAFKELRNRKVFDVDDMYTIADVWGWTWEKELKKIPPRRWSQEWEVELAIKIMLKVIELGGTPTIGDCAMILRAAIKAPMPSAFLTILQTTHSLGYVFGGPLYDEIICLCVDLGELDAAIAIVADLETTGITVPDETLDRVISARQNENSSNNDSPSS; from the exons ATGTCTACCCTCCTCCTCAGCTCTCACACCTTCTTCGTCACCCGCCTCAACACTCTCCCCTTTCTCTCCTCCAAACCCAAATACAACGCCCTTCTGCTCGTCCGAGCTGCACCCACCTCCGCCCCCGAGAAGCGTACCCGAAGGAAGAAGAGGCAGCCCAAGGACGATGACTCTGCCGCCGAGAAAGGCCTTCGCTTCACCTTCATGGAGGAGCTCATGGACCGCGCCAGGAATCACGACGCCATCGGCGTTTCTGACGTCATCTATGACATGATTGCCGCTGGCCTCAGCCCCGGCCCTCGCTCCTTCCATGGCTTGATTGTTGCTCATGCCTTCAATGGCGATACAGAGAGCGCG ATGCAATCGCTCAGGAGGGAGCTTAGCGCAGGTCTTCGTCCTCTCCACGAAACATTCGTCGCTCTAATTCGGCTGTTTGGATCGAAAGGTCGTGCTACGAATGGGTTAGAAATTCTTGCTGCAATGGAGAAATTACAATACGACATTCGTGGGGCTTGGATTATACTTGTTG AGGAATTGGTTCGTAGTAATCATTTGGAGGATGCCAATAGGGTTTTCTTGAGGGGTGCCAAAGGTGGCTTGAGAGCTACTGATGAGGTCTATGACCTTTTAATAGTTGAGGACTGCAAAATTGGAGACCATTCCAATGCTTTAGATATTGCTTATGAAATGGAGTCTGCAGGGCGGATGGCCACCACTTTTCACTTCAATTGCCTCCTTAGTGTGCAG GCTACCTGTGGAATCCCTGAAATCGCTTTCGCCACATTTGAGAACATGCAATATGGAGAAG AACCCATGAAACCTGATACGGAAACATACAATTGGGTGATCCAAGCATATACCAGAGCTGAGTCATATGACAG AGTGCAAGACGTTGCTGAGTTACTTGGCATGATGGTTGAAGACCACAAACGTTTGCAGCCTAATGTGAAGACCTACTC GTTGCTAGTAGAATGCTTTACCAAGTACTGTGTAATAGGGGAGGCTATACGACATTTCCGTGCCCTTAAGAACATTGACGGGGGAACAATAGTTTTACACAATAAAGGAAACTTTGGAGATCCTCTTTCTTTGTATCTTCGTGCTTTATGTAGAGAAG GGAGAATTGTTGACCTGCTAGAAGCTTTAGAAGCTATGGCCAAAGATAATCAACCAATTCCACCACGAGCCATGATCTTGAGCAAAAAGTACCGCACTCTCGTAAGCTCATGGATTGAACCTTTACAAGAAGAAGCTGAACTTGGATATGAGATTGATTATGTGGCCAG ATACATTGCAGAGGGTGGGCTTACTGGTGAGCGCAAACGATGGGTGCCTCGGAGAGGAAAAACTCCTTTGGATCCCGATGCAGCTGGATTTATATATTCAAACCCCATGGAAGCGTCATTCAAGCAAAGATGTCTTGAAGATATGAAAGTTTATCATAGAAAGCTTTTGAGAGCTTTACGGAATGAAGGACCTGCAGCTCTTGGTCATGTATCTGAATCAGATTATTTTAGAGTACAGGAAAGGTTAAGGAAAATTATAAAGGGTCCCGAGCAGAATGTCTTAAAGCCAAAAGCTGCTAGTAAGATGGTAGTGTCTGAACTAAAGGAAGAGCTAGAAGCACAAGGTCTGCCAACTGATGGTACTAGAAACGTTCTTTACCAGCGTGTCCAAAAAGCAAGGAGAATAAACCGCTCTCGTGGTCGGCCACTTTGGGTTCCTCCTGTggaggaggaggaagaagag GTTGATGAAGAGCTGGATGAACTAATCTCACGAATTAAGCTGCATGAAGGCGATACAGAGTTTTGGAAGCGCCGGTTCCTTGGAGAAGGTCTTAATGGTGATAATGGAAATTCCGTAAACACGGGTAAATCAGATATTGAAATTGTGTTGGATGAAGTTGACGCTGTGGAAGATACCATAAATGAGTTAGAAGATGATGAGGCTGATGCTGATGATGAGGCTGATGCTGATGCTGATGCTGATGATGAGGACGACGAGGAAGatgaggaagaggaggaggaggTAGAAGGAGCCGACGCAGTAGAACAAACTGAGGGCCAAGATGCAGAAAGAGTTAAGGAAAAGCGAGTTGAAGCCAAGAAACCTCTTCAAATGATTGGGGTGCAGTTGTTGAAGGATTCTGATCTAACAACAACATCTAAAAAGTCAAGGAGAAGAGCCTCTCGATTTGCCGAT GATGACGATGATGATGACTGGTTTCCCGAAGATGTATATGAGGCATTTAAGGAATTGAGGAATAGGAAGGTGTTTGATGTAGATGATATGTATACAATAGCAGATGTTTGGGGATGGACATGGGAGAAAGAACTGAAGAAAATACCTCCTCGGAGATGGTCACAGGAATGGGAAGTTGAGTTGGCAATTAAAATTATGCTGAAG GTTATAGAATTGGGTGGAACACCCACCATTGGGGATTGTGCCATGATCTTGCGTGCAGCCATAAAGGCTCCTATGCCTTCAGCTTTCTTGACGATTTTGCAGACAACACACAGTCTAGGCTATGTATTTGGGGG TCCCCTGTACGATGAAATCATTTGCCTCTGTGTTGATCTTGGAGAGCTGGATGCAGCCATTGCTATAGTTGCAGATTTGGAGACTACTGGAATAACAGTACCAGATGAGACCTTGGACAGGGTGATTTCTGCAAGACAGAACGAAAATTCTTCTAATAATGATTCACCCTCAAGTTGA